The following are encoded in a window of Salvia miltiorrhiza cultivar Shanhuang (shh) unplaced genomic scaffold, IMPLAD_Smil_shh fragScaff_scaffold_8_1, whole genome shotgun sequence genomic DNA:
- the LOC131003182 gene encoding uncharacterized protein LOC131003182 codes for MVSKTVLCLSKQPHPAGVGAASFLPPVDQSRFIPGIQNSEAPSIRVPSNPKLKAHDIPTKNFKAAVQGKRIPKSPEVFIHDLNLVHPIMSNGQRCVEMPEALYQERMRGYTYALHARLMLRKGDLPRFAADIHEELSSIWELSLPFRVIPLGRGFFSLILSSMDDYSKARLHPSLKLRHGVLSIKDWSPKFDPYKQNSSLIQVWTRIYYLPHEFWHPELLTSIARAIGTPIKMDGPTFNGEVGHFARILIEIDVSKELTYTIPVSRGFECFDVELSYENLPYFCGICHAVGHSSTHCRRKPEEQALAEESVGALGKEDGKGDGFVQKKKKPFLQTWKNTGSHGNLNPQQMVGQASKSGLPSQTIFQTSGGHSGFGNPANEHAKDSSENDSVLSRNAFEVLEGVIVDNEMEENMDPASNLAQSFPQTPGGQTSGAPAVLQQPVSETQNTAEESRPRSATPKAVGRQEDPLVDTSTSNTLVPEGVAEDMDNGDNMEDPLGRSVATSPPRQSMDTTTDTPSPDLALVVST; via the exons ATGGTCTCAAAGACGGTACTCTG CCTGTCGAAGCAACCTCACCCTGCTGGTGTTGGAGCCGCGTCTTTTCTACCGCCGGTGGATCAAAGCCGATTTATCCCGGGTATTCAGAACTCTGAAGCGCCCAGCATTAGGGTTCCTTCTAACCCTAAGTTGAAAGCACATGATATCCCTACAAAAAATTTCAAGGCTGCGGTTCAAGGGAAACGCATCCCTAAATCTCCTGAGGTCTTTATCCACGACCTCAACTTGGTTCACCCCATCATGAGTAACGGACAACGCTGTGTTGAGATGCCGGAAGCTCTTTATCAAGAACGTATGCGTGGCTATACCTACGCTCTTCACGCACGGCTGATGCTTCGTAAAGGAGATCTCCCGCGTTTTGCGGCTGATATTCACGAAGAGTTGAGCAGCATTTGGGAGTTGTCTCTTCCGTTTCGAGTTATTCCTCTGGGACGAGGTTTTTTTTCGCTTATTCTATCATCAATGGATGATTATTCTAAAGCAAGGTTGCACCCTTCTTTGAAGCTTCGTCATGGGGTTCTATCGATTAAGGATTGGTCTCCTAAATTTGATCCGTATAAACAAAATTCTTCGCTCATACAGGTATGGACTCGCATCTACTACCTTCCTCATGAATTTTGGCACCCCGAGCTTCTCACTAGTATTGCTCGAGCCATAGGAACTCCTATTAAGATGGACGGCCCGACGTTTAATGGGGAAGTAGGGCATTTTGCTAGGATTTTGATTGAGATAGATGTCTCTAAAGAGCTGACATACACTATCCCGGTAAGTCGCGGTTTTGAGTGCTTTGACGTTGAGTTAAGTTACGAAAATCTTCCGTATTTCTGTGGTATTTGTCACGCTGTTGGCCACTCTAGTACTCATTGCCGAAGAAAGCCGGAAGAGCAAGCTTTGGCGGAAGAGAGCGTTGGTGCTCTCGGGAAGGAAGACGGGAAAGGAGATGGCTTTgttcaaaagaagaagaaacctTTCCTGCAAACTTGGAAGAACACAGGTTCTCATGGGAATCTTAACCCTCAGCAGATGGTGGGTCAGGCGTCGAAGTCTGGGCTTCCCAGCCAGACAATTTTTCAAACATCGGGGGGGCATTCTGGGTTCGGTAACCCAGCTAATGAGCACGCAAAAGATTCTAGTGAGAATGATTCTGTCCTCTCTCGCAATGCTTTTGAGGTTCTTGAGGGAGTCATTGTTGATAATGAGATGGAGGAGAATATGGATCCAGCTTCAAATTTGGCTCAGTCTTTTCCTCAAACACCTGGTGGGCAAACTTCTGGTGCTCCGGCTGTTCTACAGCAGCCTGTTTCGGAGACTCAGAATACGGCAGAGGAGTCTCGCCCTCGCTCGGCCACACCCAAAGCTGTCGGGAGGCAGGAAGACCCGTTGGTTGACACTTCCACTTCTAACACTTTGGTTCCAGAGGGGGTTGCCGAAGATATGGATAATGGGGACAATATGGAGGACCCGTTGGGGAGGAGTGTTGCTACTTCTCCACCCCGACAATCGATGGATACGACTACAGATACTCCCAGTCCTGATTTGGCTTTGGTTGTGTCGACATGA